Genomic window (Thermococcus sp.):
GCCTCCTCCTCATTGAGTAGCTCCTCGACCTCCTCGAGGTCCTTATCCACGTCCTCGACCAGGGAAGTAATGTCCTTCTCGTCCAGGACGACCTCCTGAGTTACAACCTCCTCACTCATCGCCAACCACCCTAAAGCTCGCGATAAGCCTAAGCTTCCTCTCCTTCCCCAGCTCGATGACCAGCGAATTCCTCTCCGCCACGTGCTTCACCTTCGCCTTGCCGAGGAGAGTCATGATGGCATCCTGAAAGTCTCCGCTCTCAGGAGGCTCAACATCCGTCTCGTTCAAAGCCTCCAGCAGGGAATCAACCCACTCGCTGAGCCTCTTCACCTTCACAGCCGTAACAGGGTTCGCCATCGCCATGGCTAACTTCGCCTTGTCAAACATCCTCAACTCCTCCCGAGGTTTCTCTCAATCTTCCCGAGAACAGGACTCCTCACGACCGGTTTCTCCCCATCATCCGGAAGGTCCTTCACAGAACCAAGCCTTTTCAAATGCCTGAACATTTCATCGAACCAGCCAACCTTGTACAGGTAGTAAGCAAACGCCAGGCCGACCAGGACGGCACCGGCCTTCCAGCTCAGCTTGGGGATTTTGAACCGTTTCACCTTTTCACCCTTCACCTTCTCCTCCGGCTTTTCACCTTTCTTCACCCGGGTGGTTTTGGGTGAATCACCAGATTTCACCGGTTTATCCTCGCGCTTCACCTCCTGTTTTCCCTCTTCAACCTCGAGGTTCACCACCTTGGCCGTCTCCTCGGCCTTCTTTTCGGCCTCACCTTCCTCACCCTTTGCCTCGCTCTCCTTCTTCGCCTCACGCTTCCCCAGAATCTTCTCGCGCTCCTCCTCAGGAAGCTTCAGAAACTCCTCGTAGGGAACGACTCTCTTAGACTTGCACACAGAACACTGAGGCTTCTTGGCCTTGCTCCAGAACTTGTTCCCACATCTCAAACACACGTAAAGCTTCCTCCCGTTCGCATCCTCCACCAGTCTCACCACCCTTCAACCAGTCTCGCGAGAGAACTCCCTCAATCACCAATTTTCACCCTCCACCATTTAAGCAGTGTAGCAAAAAACTGGAGAAACCGGGAGATTTCTCCACACCTTCTACAACGGAAAAGTTAATCTATCACCAGCTCACACTCATATATGGTGAGAAAACATGACGACTGTAAAGGTCAAAGTCAAAATCCCCTCCGAATGGAGCAAAGACTTCACCCGGGACTTCAAGACCTTCCTCAAAGAATACCTCGAAGCCGCAGGCTACTCAACGAAAGGCCTGAAAGTAAGAAAGGTGACGACGAAATGACCAGCAAAAAGAACACGACAGAGGTAACCCTGCTCATAGAAACCCCCGAGAAAGTCCCAAAAGACATGATAACCGAGGCTCTCAAAGAATACCTCCAAAGGAAAAAGACCGCCGAGAAACTCTACAAGCTCCTGGAGAGGTTTGATTGGGATGCCATCGAAGACAAGAAGGCCAAAAAGTAAAATCCTCGCCGACACGAGCGTCCTCATAAAACTCGCGAGAAAACGACAACTTCACAAGCACTACTTCAACATCTCCATAATCACCGTCCTCGAATTCGTTAGGGGAGCAAGAACCCAAAAAGAAGCCGTCCAATTCCTCAAACTCCTTCAGGAGTTATACCACATAGAACCCATAGACGACCACATAACCCTCGTTTACTGGGAAGCCTTTAGAAAAGTAAGGAGGTCCATAGAGGACAACGACCTCCTCATCGGAGCAACGGCCATAGCAAGGAACTACACCCTCTGGACCGCAAACGAAAAACACTTCAAACCCCTCCAAAGCCTCGGCCTCAAAATCAAAACATGGAAAGAATAAACTAAAGCCACCTCACGCCTTCGACGAAAGAATTAACCCATCCTCACGCTCAACAACCAACCCCCTCTCACGCGCCAGCTCAACAGCATACCTCGCCTTCTCCTTCTCGACGCCAAGGCTCTCCAAGAAATCCAGCACCTCGCCGAGAGGGACCTTTGAATAATACCTATGAAGCTTCTCCATAACCTCCTCAACCTTCCTCAAAAGCTCAAGCTCTTCTTTACTCGCCTGCGCCTCAATCTCCCCAAACACTGACCAGTCCACATCACCATCACCCCACGACCTAATGGCCGCCGTGAACACCTCCTCAGCAGCTAAAACATCCTTCAACTCCACCCTATCGGAAAGCCTCAGCAGAGCGTTCGCCAACGCCAGCCTCTTAAGAATCCCACGAAGTCTCATCGAATACTTGAACCCAGCATTCGCCAACGCCCTGTTCACCGCCATACCAAACCGCTTAATCTCCTGCCGAGCCTCATCCGTAAACACAGGCCTAAGCTCGCGAACGTAGAGAAACAGCTTCCTCAACAGCTCCTCCGGAATCTCCCTCTGAACCTCACCAGCCTCAAACCTGTCCTGGTGCTCATAGATGGCCTCAATAACCCGCTCATCCCTCGGCTGACGCAGGACAAAAATCACATCAAACCTATCCAAGAGCGAAGAAGGTAAAGTAATCTGCTCAAACACCCCCTTGTAGTCATTGAAGTAACCACCAATCGGGTTCGCCACAGCAACAACGCTCTCCATAGTCTTGAGCGTTGTCGAGATTGAGGCCTTAGAAAACGGCACCAAGCCATAACTCATGCCACTGTGCATCCTAGCATAATCCTCAGCCTTCGCCTTCTCGAACTCATCGAGCGCAAGGACAAAGCCATTGGCGCGAACCATCAGGCCACCGCGGAAGACCCACTCACCCGTGAGTTCCTCCCGCTCAGGCATGCCAATAAGGCCAGCACCACTCAAATTAGCTCCATCCCCATAAACCGCCACCGTGATGTTCTGAATATCCCTGATAATCCTGCTCTTCCCCGTCCCCTTATCGCCAACCGCCAAGACGTTAATCCACAGCCTCTCATCACCGGGACCCAACTCCTTCGGACTCGCAATCGCGTAAACCACAGCCTTCTTGAAAAACCACAGCTCCAGCAAAAGGTCCTTATCCGCAAAAATCTGCGGAGCCAGAGACCGAGCCACCGCATCAGGAAGACCATCCCCGTACCTCTCCCTCAGCTTCCTGACCTCGGCAATGTCCTCCTCCGACAGCTCAACAGGTTCAGCATCAAGGAACTCCACATGCAGGACCTCCAGAACCATATCATTATTCTGCCTCCTGTTCTTATGCACCGTATCCCTCAACACCCCCGTGACCAGGACACGGTCACCCGGCGAAAGAGAAACATCAGGCCGAAGCATGTAGGCCGAGACCTTCGACGGTTGCTCCTTATTCCCAAGGTCCTCAACCATGTCCTGAAGCGAGAAGAAGATGATGTCCTTAACCACACTCTTCCGCGGGTCCACGAACAAATTCCTCGAACCACACGCCTCACACTTCGCCGGCCACTCCACCTTCGCCACAGGGTCCTGCACACGAACCATCTCATGCCCGCAATCCCTGCACACGAAAACCATCTTCTCATAGAACAACTTCTTCCTGCTCGTGACCCCCGAGACCATAGCCCTGACAGTAACCATCTTCCCCAGCTCCCTATCACGGAGGTCCTTCACCCGAACAGCCTCACCAACATTCGTGAAGCGAACACCATAATCCCCCGGCTCAAGCATGAGATAATCCCTACGGAAAACCCTCAGCGCAGTCTCAAAAACCTCCACCGCCATCTCGGGGTCATCCACAACGACCTCCGCCAGCTCAGGGTTGTAAGAACGCAGTTCCTGCCAGTCAATCAGGAGATAATCCTTGTGTGTAAACGTAGCCAAGTCAATGACCTTCTGCTTGTAAACGTTCGAGTAGAAATCAATGACAGCCTCAACCAGCCTCTCCTTATCAGCCTCCCTAAGCTCCTCCTGTTTTTGGAGGACCTCACGCTCCTTAGCCAGAACTAAGTATTTGTTCCAAATCAGCTCCTTCGTCTTCTCCATCAAGCGGTAGTACCTGACTCCAGTAATCGAATCCTTCCTCTTATAGACCATAGAAGAGTTGTTCACCGCGACCATTGCTTTCTTTAGTGAACTGTGAGAGAGTTGCTGGCCGAGCAGTTTCTCCGACCACTGGAGTGTCAGCTCTTTCAGTTCCTGTGCTGATAACTCATCATGAGTCAGAAGGACGTAGAATGGAACGACCTTATACGGCCTGTCTATCGTGTCTATAGTTTCTCTGATTGCCTTAAGAAGCAATGAAATGTTTTCTTTTCCAGCGTTTTCATCCGAGTTTTCATGATTCCCAGCGTTTGGGAACGTGGGAATTTCGGATGTTAGAGTTCCCAACCCATTTTGGGAACTCTTGGGAACTTGGGAATTTTCCGTTCCCGTTCCCAATGTGTGTATATACTCCTCTAGCTCTGCGATGGGGACTGTGTCGTCTTCATCATACCCGAGTGCTTTAGCAACATTGATGAGTGAGTTCGGCAGGGTCTTCACTTCTACCTCGGTCTTCCCCTTCTCCTTCAGCATGTGGATTATTCCCAAAGCGAACTGGACGTTAATCTCGCTCATCTCAACCACCTCCGTCTCGCGGGGAAGAAAAGAAAGATTCACGAGTCCTCAACCTGTGTAGATCTGAGCAGACGGGTGATCTCGTGGCGGTACCTGTTCGCGGTATGGGACTGCTCGCGCAGGTACTTCAACAACAGCTCGTCGCTCCCGAACACCATTGTGCTGTCGTATTCCCAAAGGAGAGTGTTCTCGTTGAACCTGTACCTCACCACAAGCCATTCCGTCACTTCTTCCCCCTCCCTGCCTCCCTGAGGAGTATTCCGATCGGCAGGCCGAGGAAGATACCAAAGAGGAAGCCGATCAGGAAGAAGATTGGGTCCATGCTATCACCTCCGAAAGGGTTAAGTTGTCAAAAATCGAAAGCTCGGCTGGTGGTGTGATGTCGGAGGCCGAGGAGCTGAAGAAGGACCTGGAGGAGATCGACAAACTGATGGAGGAGGAGTCCAAGACGAACCCCGAGTACGAGCTTAGGCAGATCCAGGTCTTCTTTGATGGTGTTGAGAGGCTGTTGGACAAGTATTTGGAGTACAAGAAGTCTATGTTTCCGCAGGAGAAGG
Coding sequences:
- a CDS encoding PIN domain-containing protein, giving the protein MPSKTRRPKSKILADTSVLIKLARKRQLHKHYFNISIITVLEFVRGARTQKEAVQFLKLLQELYHIEPIDDHITLVYWEAFRKVRRSIEDNDLLIGATAIARNYTLWTANEKHFKPLQSLGLKIKTWKE